The following are encoded together in the Dama dama isolate Ldn47 chromosome 29, ASM3311817v1, whole genome shotgun sequence genome:
- the LOC133048666 gene encoding interferon beta-2-like, protein MTYRCLLQMALLLCFSTTALSMNYSLLRFQQRRSDTVCQKLLQQLPSTPQHCLEVRMDFQVPEEMRQAQQFWKEDAVWVIYEMLQQIFGSLTRDFSSTGWSETVIEDLLVELQGQMDHLEPIQKEIMQKKNFTTGDMTVLHLKKYYFNLVQYLLSKDYNSCAWTVVRVEMLRKFSFLRSLTGYLRD, encoded by the coding sequence ATGACCTACCGGTGCCTCCTCCAGATGGCTCTCCTGCTGTGTTTCTCCACCACAGCTCTCTCCATGAACTACAGCTTGCTTCGATTCCAGCAAAGGAGGAGTGATACGGTGTGTCAGAAACTCCTGCAGCAGTTACCTTCAACTCCTCAACATTGCCTCGAGGTCAGGATGGACTTCCAGGTCCCTGAGGAGATGAGGCAAGCACAGCAGTTCTGGAAGGAAGATGCCGTATGGGTCATCTATGAGATGCTCCAGCAGATATTCGGAAGTCTCAccagagacttctccagcactgGCTGGTCTGAGACTGTCATTGAAGACCTCCTTGTGGAACTCCAAGGGCAGATGGATCATCTGGAGCCAATCCAGAAGGAAATCATGCAGAAGAAAAACTTCACTACGGGAGACATGACCGTTCTACACCTGAAGAAATATTATTTCAACCTCGTGCAGTACCTACTGTCCAAAGACTACAACAGCTGTGCCTGGACAGTTGTGAGAGTGGAAATGCTCAGGAAGTTTTCTTTCCTGAGAAGCCTAACTGGGTACCTCCGTGACTGA
- the LOC133048950 gene encoding interferon beta-2-like — protein sequence MTYRCLLQIVLLLCFSTTALSMNYSLLRFQQRRSVAVCQKLLRQLPSTPQHCLEVRMDFQAPEEMRQAQQFWKEDAVLVIYEMLQQIFGILTTDFSSTGWSETIIEDLLVELQGQMDHLEPIKKEIMQRKTFTTGDMTVLHLKNYCFNLGQYLKSMEYNCCAWTVVRVEMLRNFSFLKSLTGYLRD from the coding sequence ATGACCTACAGGTGCCTCCTCCAGATCGTTCTCCTGCTGTGTTTCTCCACCACAGCTCTCTCCATGAACTACAGCTTGCTTCGATTCCAGCAAAGGAGGAGCGTTGCGGTGTGTCAGAAACTCCTGCGGCAGTTACCTTCAACTCCTCAACATTGCCTCGAGGTCAGGATGGACTTCCAGGCCCCTGAGGAGATGAGGCAAGCACAGCAGTTCTGGAAGGAAGATGCCGTATTGGTCATCTATGAGATGCTCCAGCAGATCTTCGGTATTCTCACCACAGACTTCTCCAGCACTGGCTGGTCTGAGACCATCATTGAGGACCTCCTTGTGGAACTCCAAGGGCAGATGGACCATCTGGAGCCAATCAAGAAGGAAATCATGCAGAGGAAAACCTTCACTACGGGAGACATGACCGTTCTTCACCTGAAGAACTATTGCTTCAACCTTGGGCAGTACCTGAAGTCCATGGAGTACAACTGCTGTGCCTGGACAGTCGTGCGAGTGGAAATGCTCAGGAACTTTTCTTTCCTGAAGAGCCTAACAGGGTACCTCCGTGACTGA